One Candidatus Stygibacter australis genomic region harbors:
- a CDS encoding TatD family hydrolase, which yields MKNIRDNHCHLEEIYRAGRLDDELQAARKAGVTGWFSSALCREEMEWHLQQEIAGMTWCAGIHPFYEKSSERDWDFLVELAGSGKIAALGEIGFDKRNDNWEWQKKILLKQLELAREFDLPVIFHVVKSYYELYKLLKDNFPKVRGYLHGFNSSMDVFEAFNSFDLGYSLNARLPEDKVVQAIIRRGYWEIETDAPYAKPADFDGEYNVLANLIWVKDKIEEIMGMKIWK from the coding sequence ATGAAAAATATAAGAGATAATCATTGTCATCTGGAAGAGATCTACCGGGCTGGCAGGCTGGATGATGAATTGCAGGCAGCGCGAAAAGCCGGTGTGACAGGATGGTTTTCCAGTGCTTTATGCCGTGAGGAGATGGAATGGCATCTGCAGCAGGAAATAGCAGGTATGACGTGGTGTGCTGGGATTCATCCCTTTTACGAAAAAAGCAGCGAGCGGGATTGGGACTTTCTGGTGGAACTGGCAGGTTCGGGAAAAATTGCAGCTCTTGGAGAGATAGGTTTTGATAAGCGAAATGATAATTGGGAGTGGCAGAAAAAAATACTACTTAAACAACTCGAGCTGGCACGGGAATTTGACCTTCCAGTGATCTTTCATGTGGTGAAAAGTTATTATGAACTATATAAACTTTTGAAAGACAATTTTCCCAAGGTGCGGGGATATCTACACGGTTTTAATAGTTCAATGGATGTATTTGAGGCTTTTAACAGCTTTGATCTTGGGTATTCTCTGAACGCCAGACTGCCTGAGGATAAAGTGGTGCAGGCTATTATCAGAAGAGGATACTGGGAGATAGAAACTGATGCACCTTATGCCAAACCAGCAGACTTTGATGGTGAATATAATGTGCTGGCAAATTTGATCTGGGTAAAAGATAAAATCGAAGAAATAATGGGAATGAAAATATGGAAATAG